The Montipora capricornis isolate CH-2021 chromosome 3, ASM3666992v2, whole genome shotgun sequence genome window below encodes:
- the LOC138040637 gene encoding uncharacterized protein, producing MSPHHVLALSAFLNAGDICSRLRYWGSNNSSIQFPELEKKGQKRSLEPKDELFLTLARLRVNIPEKGLADNYKISVAEVSRIFVTWLDLIYSRLVQLPAWASKNTIQTTMPECVREKYPLTRVIIDGTEIFIEKPSCFRAQSGTYSSYKSHNTAKGLIGIAPRRAVTFVSELYGEHCSDKAIVEDCGILQLFEEGDSVMADRGFEIQDLLAKKKVYLNIPPFMRCKEQLSPEEEDETRDVASVRIHVERAIERVKNYNILTQIIPNSMAEDLKFGKYVLY from the coding sequence ATGAGTCCTCACCACGTTCTCGCTCTTTCTGCATTTCTGAATGCTGGAGACATTTGTTCACGCTTAAGGTATTGGGGCTCAAACAACTCAAGCATTCAATTTCCTGAATTGGAGAAAAAAGGCCAGAAACGCTCATTAGAACCAAAAGATGAACTGTTTTTAACTCTGGCTCGCCTTAGGGTGAATATTCCAGAAAAAGGTCTGGCTGATAATTACAAGATTAGTGTGGCAGAGGTATCCAGAATATTTGTCACCTGGTTGGACTTGATTTACTCCAGATTAGTACAGCTACCGGCATGGGCTTCAAAGAACACCATCCAAACGACAATGCCAGAGTGTGTCCGTGAAAAATACCCATTAACTAGAGTAATCATTGACGGTACTGagatttttattgaaaaaccaTCATGTTTCAGAGCTCAGTCAGGAACATATTCTTCTTACAAAAGTCATAATACTGCAAAAGGTCTAATAGGTATCGCTCCACGCAGAGCTGTTACCTTTGTTTCCGAACTGTATGGGGAACACTGTAGCGACAAGGCAATTGTGGAGGACTGTGGTATACTACAACTTTTTGAGGAAGGTGACTCAGTTATGGCAGATAGAGGTTTTGAGATTCAGGACTTGCTTGCAAAAAAGAAAGTGTACTTGAATATCCCACCATTTATGAGGTGCAAAGAGCAATTGAGCCCAGAGGAAGAGGATGAAACCCGTGATGTAGCTTCAGTAAGAATCCACGTGGAAAGGGCAATTGAGCGTGTaaaaaattacaacattttGACACAGATCATTCCTAACTCTATGGCAGAGGACTTAAAATTTGGAAAGTATGTGCTTTATTAA